A part of Streptomyces sp. NBC_01451 genomic DNA contains:
- a CDS encoding GTPase-associated protein 1-related protein, with protein MGFQQMYYTSCERGLTGYAGYQFNAVSEGVSTETLREVEALVAYEPPPSLVYSDAPADLERCPVNLCFVPGGPGEMSVAACVQYVGRDPSQRFGNYFAHAVGRTDFTGASGVSLPIELWRSPEWTKGPVTDTRLPELTGPPRPGPLSPAGVDRFLRGHPYGDRLPQLVSAVLAAIAEDRTVLVIDASSETVAHWFAAVCYLLPPPVARRLSFATYLSRPERSRLRLVGTVPEIHVGLGPDTQDAFHVFDLASGRLPELPEHPLAGLLGRVGVLTAQTFWSWTDEYVSGLELTAEDWYPPAVAATASGGTALDDEEVAALVGWLDGADHLPANVLAAVARDLYRSRQLSADQLTVLSRIARSADDRDLVERIQGELLETGMRAYMADGPTAVEPVPIRDPVLSRQATARFGELLRDCDDRQGVRLLLWASAARLEPDHDTLVRRSTEIAQMLLSRTVTSHVDERFRSRLTRVATNWPEFREGMVLALSGQLAEQPHQFPELMRGLPSELLKEKDLEHHPALREHFLIARAERDPERTANSLARVLLLREPCVLDGTLLRMLWPSGRWTHEEAVEVVPLLPSSVRVDASAATWLEAVVARDIHTSDELVLCLELCDLLTSPRRIAWLPRGTRECAQNALRIAESLSRPSAAGLLNVAETQWPPRWQPVAALRRQRLPRALLECPGTPHELSRVLLAMGDRTSLRYLELVCLAAATPTPQSLRNILTAVAAQRSMTTSQRELLDRALETVEKKWPPDDLDLLTAEARPLSVDLAERMARRSEEKRSGWFKRRRTSRRAPRTGAAETGNGQDPPSGAGG; from the coding sequence ATGGGCTTCCAGCAGATGTACTACACCTCGTGCGAGCGGGGCCTGACCGGATACGCGGGCTACCAGTTCAACGCGGTGAGCGAGGGCGTGTCCACGGAGACCCTTCGCGAGGTGGAGGCACTGGTCGCCTACGAGCCGCCGCCTTCCCTCGTCTACTCGGACGCGCCCGCCGACCTGGAGCGCTGCCCGGTGAACCTGTGCTTCGTGCCGGGCGGCCCGGGAGAGATGTCCGTGGCGGCGTGCGTCCAGTACGTCGGCCGGGACCCGTCCCAGCGTTTCGGCAACTACTTCGCCCACGCCGTGGGCCGTACCGACTTCACCGGCGCGAGCGGTGTGTCCCTCCCCATCGAGCTGTGGCGCTCTCCCGAGTGGACGAAGGGCCCGGTGACGGACACCCGGCTGCCCGAACTGACCGGGCCGCCCCGCCCCGGGCCGCTGTCACCGGCGGGGGTGGACCGCTTCCTGCGCGGACATCCGTACGGTGACCGGCTGCCGCAGCTGGTGTCGGCGGTACTCGCGGCAATCGCCGAGGACCGGACCGTCCTGGTGATCGACGCGTCGTCCGAGACGGTCGCCCACTGGTTCGCGGCCGTCTGCTATCTGCTGCCCCCGCCCGTCGCCCGGCGCCTGTCCTTCGCCACGTACCTGAGCCGTCCGGAGCGCAGCAGGCTGCGGCTGGTCGGCACGGTGCCGGAGATCCACGTCGGCCTCGGCCCCGACACCCAGGACGCGTTCCACGTCTTCGACCTCGCCTCCGGCCGACTGCCCGAACTGCCCGAACATCCGCTCGCCGGGCTGCTCGGCCGGGTCGGTGTCCTGACGGCCCAGACCTTCTGGTCGTGGACGGACGAGTACGTCAGCGGACTGGAACTCACCGCGGAGGACTGGTATCCGCCGGCGGTGGCGGCGACGGCGTCCGGCGGGACCGCGCTCGACGACGAGGAGGTGGCCGCGCTCGTCGGCTGGCTCGACGGCGCCGATCACCTGCCGGCGAACGTGCTGGCCGCCGTCGCCCGGGACCTCTACCGGTCGCGGCAGCTGTCCGCGGACCAGCTGACCGTGCTGAGCCGGATCGCCCGGAGCGCGGACGACAGGGACCTCGTCGAGCGGATCCAGGGCGAGCTGCTGGAGACCGGGATGCGGGCGTACATGGCGGACGGTCCCACGGCCGTCGAACCGGTGCCGATCCGGGACCCGGTGCTCAGCAGGCAGGCCACCGCCCGTTTCGGGGAGCTGCTCCGGGACTGCGACGACCGGCAGGGCGTACGGCTGCTGCTGTGGGCGTCCGCGGCCCGGCTGGAACCGGACCACGACACCCTCGTGCGCAGGAGCACCGAGATCGCCCAGATGCTCCTGAGCCGGACCGTGACCTCGCACGTCGACGAACGCTTCCGGTCGCGGCTGACCCGGGTGGCCACGAACTGGCCCGAGTTCCGGGAGGGCATGGTGCTCGCCCTGAGCGGACAACTGGCCGAACAGCCGCACCAGTTCCCCGAACTGATGCGGGGACTGCCCAGTGAGCTGCTGAAGGAGAAGGATCTGGAACACCATCCGGCGCTGCGCGAGCACTTCCTCATCGCGCGCGCCGAGCGTGATCCGGAACGCACCGCCAACAGTCTGGCGCGCGTGCTGCTCCTGCGTGAACCCTGCGTGCTGGACGGGACGTTGCTGAGGATGCTGTGGCCGTCGGGGCGCTGGACGCACGAGGAGGCGGTCGAGGTCGTTCCGTTGCTGCCGTCGTCCGTGCGGGTCGACGCCAGCGCGGCGACGTGGCTGGAGGCGGTGGTCGCGCGGGACATCCACACCAGCGACGAACTGGTGCTCTGCCTGGAGCTGTGCGACCTGCTGACGTCGCCCAGGCGCATCGCGTGGTTGCCACGGGGTACGCGCGAGTGCGCCCAGAACGCCCTACGGATCGCGGAGTCGCTGTCACGCCCCAGTGCGGCCGGGCTGCTGAACGTGGCGGAGACACAGTGGCCGCCGCGCTGGCAGCCGGTGGCCGCCCTGCGCCGCCAGCGGCTCCCCCGGGCGCTCCTGGAGTGCCCGGGAACGCCGCACGAACTCTCGCGTGTCCTCCTCGCGATGGGCGACCGGACCTCGCTCCGCTATCTGGAACTGGTGTGCCTCGCGGCGGCGACGCCGACCCCCCAGTCGCTGCGGAACATCCTGACGGCGGTAGCGGCCCAGCGGTCCATGACCACCTCCCAGCGGGAGCTTCTGGACCGGGCGCTGGAGACCGTCGAAAAGAAGTGGCCTCCCGACGATCTGGACCTCCTCACCGCCGAGGCACGGCCGCTCAGCGTGGACCTCGCCGAACGCATGGCCCGGCGGTCGGAGGAGAAGCGCTCCGGCTGGTTCAAGCGGCGGCGCACGAGCAGGCGGGCGCCGCGGACCGGCGCGGCGGAGACCGGGAACGGCCAGGACCCGCCGTCCGGCGCCGGGGGGTGA
- a CDS encoding TRAFAC clade GTPase domain-containing protein — MARNFACPYCYETFTAREIQFRCNTRLSRSGRRCRAERDQVRVDRLGDRGEVGPVFTADGRKPVTDCPQCGGETTYRVCPVCHSLLPVQFGMVDNRLIAMVGARNSGKTVLMTVLLHELMNRVGENFRVSLMGSDESTMTRFGSDYQDKLYKHRQMLLGTQSAASQDNRVDPLVFRFGRIQDGLLGARSQPTVLSFFDTAGEDFNSRESVELNTRYLSNADGIIIVLDPLQMRGAQELALDGTVLPPAESNTPQHVLSRITSMLLARSSGRRAVKVRTPVAVVFSKMDAFWHQLPAGSPLRVHPPQHGRFDVADSLSAHEEVRDLLKQWDGVSLDQTLESNYARYRYFGVSALGRTPTPDQQVAPTGIQPYRVTDPLLWLLSEFGSVPKQGRG; from the coding sequence ATGGCAAGGAACTTCGCCTGTCCCTACTGCTACGAGACCTTCACCGCCCGGGAGATCCAGTTCCGCTGCAACACCCGGCTGAGCCGCAGCGGCCGGCGTTGCAGGGCGGAGCGCGACCAGGTGCGTGTCGACCGGCTGGGCGACCGCGGGGAGGTCGGTCCCGTGTTCACCGCCGACGGCCGCAAACCGGTCACCGACTGCCCGCAGTGCGGCGGGGAGACGACGTACCGCGTCTGCCCGGTGTGCCACAGCCTCCTCCCGGTGCAGTTCGGCATGGTGGACAACCGCCTCATAGCGATGGTCGGCGCCCGCAACTCCGGCAAGACCGTCCTCATGACGGTGCTGCTCCACGAGCTGATGAACCGTGTGGGCGAGAACTTCCGGGTCTCGCTGATGGGTTCGGACGAGTCGACGATGACCCGCTTCGGCAGCGACTACCAGGACAAGCTCTACAAGCACCGGCAGATGCTCCTCGGCACGCAGTCGGCCGCGAGCCAGGACAACCGGGTCGACCCGCTGGTGTTCCGGTTCGGACGGATCCAGGACGGGCTGCTCGGCGCCCGCTCCCAGCCCACCGTGCTGTCCTTCTTCGACACCGCGGGCGAGGACTTCAACTCGCGCGAGAGCGTCGAACTGAACACCCGTTACCTCTCCAACGCGGACGGGATCATCATCGTCCTCGACCCGTTGCAGATGCGGGGCGCGCAGGAGCTGGCGCTGGACGGGACCGTGCTGCCGCCCGCCGAGAGCAACACCCCCCAGCACGTGCTGAGCCGGATCACGAGCATGCTGCTGGCCCGGTCCTCGGGCCGCCGCGCCGTCAAGGTCAGGACGCCGGTCGCCGTGGTGTTCTCCAAGATGGACGCCTTCTGGCACCAGTTGCCGGCCGGGAGCCCGCTGCGGGTCCATCCGCCGCAGCACGGCCGGTTCGACGTCGCGGACAGTCTCAGCGCGCACGAGGAGGTCCGCGACCTGCTCAAGCAGTGGGACGGCGTGTCCCTGGACCAGACGCTGGAGAGCAACTACGCGCGCTACCGCTACTTCGGTGTCTCCGCGCTCGGCCGCACCCCCACACCGGACCAGCAGGTCGCTCCGACCGGCATCCAGCCGTACCGGGTCACCGACCCGCTGCTGTGGTTGCTCAGCGAGTTCGGCTCGGTGCCGAAACAGGGCAGGGGGTGA
- a CDS encoding TRAFAC clade GTPase domain-containing protein, producing the protein MTEFIVYVLMGALYICALIVFLAVAPTIAVLRALGLTGQLLWLHGQVLVGVTHRRTPEYQHPSLPPYRPQNEPEPAYRQYFHGPATRDLRTACLLTAGRFRRTVADSFSSTTVGYFGQPRSSRLASVPVGLTLYTGLALGAVLAAVLLALLCLLHVVLVYVAQGVVRITAGTLRAVDRAVLRAKNLHHGMVCPQCYELVEYPVYECPGDGCRRRHQDIRPGRYGVLKRRCACGHKLPTLILTGSHRLQGICPYCASAMSDSTGLVPETVLPMVGGTAAGKTQLMAAILMTLFDAAGRGGPPAGFADRDTAARYEVLREILRIRGNPLGTPRALPAAHSLLLGKGRSRRLVHIFDTAGERFVNLEDTDALRYARTARTFVFVLDPLSVAAFWQGLSPEQQAGVDRTLASPVDPEHIFNQSTQTMKRMNGDLAQSRLAVAVSKYDVLSRQRLLGEHRPDDSGSTRAWLVGELGLGNLARAMENEFREVRFFFTAAVIGGEEQVDDSIVPLVDWCLGSGRYDPSASAGRASGR; encoded by the coding sequence GTGACCGAGTTCATCGTGTACGTGCTGATGGGTGCCCTGTACATCTGCGCGCTCATCGTCTTCCTGGCTGTGGCCCCGACCATCGCGGTCCTGCGTGCCCTCGGGCTGACGGGCCAACTGCTGTGGCTCCACGGCCAGGTCCTGGTGGGGGTGACGCACCGGCGTACGCCCGAGTACCAGCACCCGAGCCTGCCGCCCTACCGGCCGCAGAACGAGCCGGAACCCGCCTACCGTCAGTACTTCCACGGCCCGGCCACCCGTGATCTGCGCACCGCGTGCCTGCTGACCGCGGGCCGCTTCCGCCGTACCGTGGCGGACTCCTTCAGCTCGACGACCGTCGGGTACTTCGGGCAGCCCCGGTCCAGTCGGCTGGCCAGTGTGCCCGTAGGTCTCACCCTGTACACGGGCCTCGCCCTGGGCGCCGTACTGGCCGCGGTCCTTCTCGCTCTCCTGTGTCTCCTGCACGTCGTCCTGGTGTACGTCGCGCAGGGCGTGGTCCGGATCACGGCGGGCACGCTCCGCGCGGTGGACCGTGCGGTGCTGCGGGCCAAGAACCTGCACCACGGCATGGTCTGCCCGCAGTGCTACGAGCTGGTGGAGTACCCGGTGTACGAATGCCCGGGCGACGGATGCCGGCGCCGGCACCAGGACATCCGCCCCGGCCGCTACGGCGTTCTGAAGCGGCGCTGTGCCTGCGGCCACAAGCTGCCGACGCTGATCCTCACCGGGAGCCACCGTCTCCAGGGGATCTGCCCGTACTGCGCGAGCGCCATGAGCGACAGCACCGGTCTCGTCCCGGAGACGGTGCTGCCGATGGTGGGCGGAACCGCAGCGGGCAAGACACAGCTGATGGCCGCGATCCTGATGACGCTGTTCGACGCGGCGGGCCGGGGCGGTCCACCGGCCGGGTTCGCCGACCGGGACACCGCGGCCAGGTACGAAGTACTGCGGGAGATCCTGCGCATCAGGGGTAACCCGCTCGGCACCCCGCGGGCCCTGCCGGCCGCGCACTCGCTGCTGCTCGGCAAGGGGCGGTCCCGCAGGCTGGTGCACATCTTCGACACCGCCGGGGAGCGCTTCGTCAACCTGGAGGACACCGACGCCCTGCGGTACGCGCGGACCGCGCGCACCTTCGTCTTCGTGCTGGACCCGCTGTCGGTGGCCGCGTTCTGGCAGGGGCTGTCCCCCGAGCAGCAGGCGGGTGTGGACCGCACCCTCGCCTCACCCGTCGATCCGGAGCACATCTTCAACCAGAGCACGCAGACGATGAAGCGCATGAACGGCGACCTCGCGCAGTCCCGGCTCGCGGTGGCCGTCAGCAAGTACGACGTGCTGTCCCGGCAGCGGCTGCTGGGCGAGCACCGGCCCGACGACAGCGGGTCGACCCGGGCCTGGCTCGTCGGCGAGCTGGGCCTGGGCAACCTGGCGCGCGCCATGGAGAACGAGTTCCGCGAGGTGCGCTTCTTCTTCACCGCGGCGGTCATCGGCGGGGAGGAGCAGGTGGACGACAGCATCGTCCCGCTGGTCGACTGGTGTCTCGGGTCGGGCCGTTACGACCCCTCCGCGTCCGCCGGCCGGGCATCCGGACGCTGA
- a CDS encoding CHAT domain-containing protein, which yields MSDTASADALATVIARTTQAIESVGADDRAPWLFARCWMRASRYEVIGKDPADIDSALADFDALPAELPGRAKLASVLVTALLRSGTLMGSVRMSRAMLLTDIADTDPAPLADWPVTSAALRASDLLVAWQEDRPGFSPRAALRELEGYARIVGDAQPQAMLVDSARRGLQHLVTQGDMSPSGARRLGDDLRGFTDGLGPRSPLLDRATVMTLLQEASAQAMRGDHLGAMAKLEELRGASLQLPAGDPLRAAVDEAWNQLAPFLEMLRPDGAAGGGNARRAQYVNPASDAHLRMFEEMAVQPGIPDNERALRLSQLGTAELGTDTRESVDNAVKHLTEALSVATEHDPRRTYYLMFAGVAHLRRVEMTGDRRDLRTATELLEQAWRQAESSTHGLWTMTAMPLAHAYRLAGRNELGRSTALSGLRGHAWSVLLQSTPDDMQATARDAAGDALDTARLCLMDHDPEGAATALDAGRGLILYATTETRDIEARLTAVGDPALAREWARAQRSHSADDMPDELRRRVIGVLAGVELTADGSPAASMAKGTTRLLDPPQPHETRAALRSLGADALVYLVPGDERNGAAVVIPADAPPSWFLLPELNDTGTAAFETFLFDAAQDMEGSGRPARDSAQTDGSVPPARDSAPLDARTEAPQALEEICEWAWEAAIGPLVERHLDLPADRPARLVLIPVRELARVPWHAARTRSADGTWRYAMERVVFSYTPSARLLCESAWHAPVPLTGAGLVVGDPDPAGRARDLPAARVEALAIKDRFYPDARYVGRMPDGEPSPEGAGTRDEVLRWLADPDGGSMMHLACHGIVEQTTSAGDSSYLLLDRGEHLAAERLVRTLGVGSDRGIALAVLAACSTGRSARGYDEAFSLGTTLLAGRVRSVVSATWSVPDEATSVLMFMFHHFLREEGLAPADALRTAQLCMAGCRKPPEAMPGRMRAQLRGHDRSAVASWAGFVHTGR from the coding sequence ATGAGTGACACGGCGTCGGCGGACGCGCTGGCCACGGTCATCGCACGCACCACCCAGGCCATCGAGTCGGTCGGCGCGGACGACCGCGCGCCGTGGCTCTTCGCGCGCTGCTGGATGCGGGCCAGCCGCTACGAGGTGATCGGCAAGGACCCCGCGGACATCGACAGCGCCCTCGCGGACTTCGACGCCCTGCCGGCGGAGCTGCCGGGCCGGGCCAAGCTGGCGTCCGTGCTGGTGACCGCCCTGCTCAGGTCGGGCACGCTGATGGGATCGGTACGGATGTCCCGCGCGATGCTTCTCACGGACATCGCCGACACGGACCCGGCCCCGCTGGCGGACTGGCCCGTGACGTCCGCCGCGCTGCGGGCGTCGGACCTGCTGGTGGCCTGGCAGGAGGACCGGCCGGGATTCAGCCCGCGCGCCGCGCTGCGGGAGCTGGAGGGGTACGCGCGGATCGTCGGCGACGCCCAGCCCCAGGCCATGCTGGTCGACTCCGCCCGGAGAGGACTCCAGCATCTGGTCACCCAGGGCGACATGAGTCCGTCGGGAGCGCGACGGCTCGGCGACGACCTGCGCGGATTCACCGACGGCCTGGGCCCCCGGTCCCCACTGCTCGACCGCGCCACGGTGATGACGCTGCTCCAGGAGGCGAGCGCCCAGGCCATGCGCGGTGACCACCTGGGCGCCATGGCGAAACTGGAGGAACTGCGCGGGGCCTCGCTCCAGTTGCCCGCGGGCGATCCGCTGCGGGCGGCGGTGGACGAGGCGTGGAACCAGCTCGCCCCGTTCCTGGAGATGCTCCGGCCCGACGGTGCGGCGGGCGGCGGGAACGCGCGCCGTGCGCAGTACGTGAACCCGGCGAGCGATGCCCACCTGCGCATGTTCGAGGAGATGGCCGTCCAGCCCGGGATCCCGGACAACGAACGTGCCCTCCGGCTGTCCCAGCTCGGCACCGCCGAACTGGGCACGGACACCCGGGAGTCGGTGGACAACGCGGTGAAACACCTCACCGAGGCGCTGTCCGTCGCCACCGAACACGACCCGCGGCGCACGTACTACCTGATGTTCGCCGGGGTCGCGCACCTGCGCAGGGTCGAGATGACCGGCGACCGGCGTGACCTCAGGACCGCCACGGAACTGCTCGAACAGGCCTGGCGGCAGGCCGAGTCCAGCACCCATGGCCTGTGGACCATGACCGCCATGCCGCTGGCCCACGCCTACCGGCTCGCCGGCCGCAACGAACTGGGCCGGTCGACGGCACTGAGCGGACTGCGCGGGCACGCGTGGAGCGTGCTGCTCCAGTCGACGCCCGACGACATGCAGGCCACCGCACGCGACGCGGCCGGCGACGCCCTGGACACGGCACGGCTGTGCCTGATGGACCATGACCCGGAAGGCGCCGCCACAGCCCTGGACGCGGGCCGCGGTCTGATCCTCTACGCCACCACCGAGACCCGTGACATCGAGGCACGGCTCACCGCCGTGGGCGACCCGGCACTGGCCCGGGAATGGGCGCGGGCACAGCGGAGCCACTCGGCGGACGACATGCCGGACGAGCTGCGGCGCCGGGTCATCGGCGTGCTGGCGGGCGTCGAACTGACCGCCGACGGCTCGCCGGCCGCCAGTATGGCCAAGGGCACGACACGGCTGCTCGACCCGCCGCAACCGCACGAGACGAGGGCGGCCCTGCGCTCGCTCGGCGCGGACGCGCTGGTCTACCTGGTGCCCGGCGACGAGCGCAACGGTGCCGCCGTGGTGATCCCGGCCGACGCACCCCCGAGCTGGTTCCTGCTGCCGGAGCTGAACGACACCGGCACCGCGGCGTTCGAGACCTTCCTCTTCGACGCGGCGCAGGACATGGAGGGCAGCGGCCGGCCCGCTCGCGACAGCGCACAGACCGACGGCAGCGTCCCGCCCGCTCGCGACAGCGCACCCCTGGACGCGCGGACCGAGGCCCCGCAGGCGCTTGAGGAGATCTGCGAGTGGGCGTGGGAGGCCGCGATCGGGCCGCTCGTCGAGCGCCACCTGGACCTGCCCGCGGACCGCCCGGCACGGCTGGTGCTGATTCCCGTACGGGAACTGGCCCGGGTGCCGTGGCACGCGGCGCGCACCCGGTCGGCGGACGGGACATGGCGGTACGCGATGGAGCGCGTCGTCTTCTCCTACACACCCTCCGCCCGCCTGCTGTGCGAGTCGGCCTGGCACGCCCCGGTGCCCCTCACCGGTGCGGGACTGGTGGTCGGCGACCCCGACCCCGCCGGAAGGGCGAGGGACCTGCCGGCCGCGCGCGTCGAAGCACTGGCGATCAAGGACCGCTTCTACCCGGACGCCCGCTACGTCGGCAGGATGCCCGACGGCGAGCCGAGCCCGGAAGGAGCGGGCACCCGCGACGAGGTGCTGCGCTGGCTCGCGGATCCCGACGGCGGCAGCATGATGCACCTGGCCTGCCACGGAATCGTCGAGCAGACCACCTCGGCGGGGGACAGTTCCTATCTGCTGCTCGACCGCGGTGAACACCTCGCGGCCGAGCGGCTGGTGCGGACCCTGGGCGTCGGCTCCGACCGGGGCATCGCGCTCGCCGTCCTGGCCGCGTGCAGCACCGGCCGCTCCGCGCGCGGCTACGACGAGGCGTTCAGCCTGGGCACCACGCTGCTGGCCGGCCGGGTCCGGTCGGTGGTCAGCGCGACCTGGAGTGTGCCGGACGAGGCGACCTCGGTGCTGATGTTCATGTTCCACCACTTCCTCAGGGAGGAGGGCCTGGCACCGGCTGACGCCCTGCGCACGGCACAGCTGTGCATGGCCGGCTGCCGGAAACCGCCGGAGGCCATGCCCGGGAGGATGCGCGCCCAACTCCGCGGCCACGACCGGTCGGCCGTCGCGTCCTGGGCGGGCTTCGTGCACACCGGGCGCTGA
- a CDS encoding Hsp70 family protein, translated as MYGIDLGASRARIAWLDARRQPVTTDEAVPALAAAGQGTAGAEDDELFSVRSRLFAAESGTNPAVPASAVFRASPAALVGGVLTELLRRAEEAGAPEERQAVLSIPPGVSDAQEMALRRAAEAVGLRVPKVVPDPVAAALHHGALRDGADSTVVVWDQGRTGLRLTVLAVSDRRVQLVETAEHPLGGLARDEAVARELLRQLPYDRVSPPLLRAAEGLRLRLARAEEATDTVLLEGTGHTVTFDRERLDAVLAPERARSRDALAQILEAARQRTGQWPSGLLLAGGVSATPGTAEWFTDGLDLPVRSATPELAVVRGLALIQDFGLLRIESGPYTRPASHAAAPAGAWAGDGRAADPEPPLLDPEPAGADDPEPRSTPAPPSAGRFDGATATGPGGSGAGGSGAGLRPASRTADGAPPPYAAGPADVPPRGPESGGPEDRTAPAGANPPPEPDRAYVPPPREAERPPAAPEKRRATPPGGDLVGVPVTDLQAVRRDDHLLLLWEWPPGSLMAQVRWRLEDPGPSDGRLREGDVRCSRRVYEHDGGLDLVVGRGGVTLTVEAMVPGGEAGWEPPSSLEVASGLPVVRYEPALRRRLRGRVATVSFTSETNCRLPALHVVLGRGRYRPAHPADGTVVHEIPPQQIEAHSPLVVEFPFPCARTDRGDAWLVCFPAEPAGGDIELRPAALHRLKVT; from the coding sequence GTGTACGGCATCGATCTGGGTGCCAGCCGGGCGCGGATCGCCTGGCTGGACGCGCGGAGGCAACCGGTCACCACGGACGAGGCGGTCCCCGCGCTGGCCGCGGCCGGGCAGGGGACGGCGGGCGCCGAGGACGACGAGCTGTTCTCGGTACGGTCGCGGCTGTTCGCCGCCGAATCGGGGACGAACCCGGCTGTCCCGGCGTCCGCCGTGTTCCGTGCCTCCCCCGCCGCGCTGGTCGGCGGAGTGCTCACCGAGCTGCTCCGCCGGGCCGAGGAGGCGGGGGCGCCGGAAGAACGCCAGGCCGTGCTGTCCATACCGCCCGGGGTGTCCGACGCGCAGGAGATGGCGTTGCGCCGCGCCGCCGAGGCCGTCGGTCTGCGGGTTCCCAAGGTCGTTCCCGACCCGGTGGCCGCCGCGCTGCACCACGGCGCGCTGCGCGACGGCGCGGACAGCACCGTCGTGGTCTGGGACCAGGGCCGTACGGGTCTGCGGCTGACCGTGCTCGCCGTCAGCGACCGGCGCGTCCAGCTGGTGGAGACCGCCGAGCACCCGCTGGGCGGTCTGGCCCGGGACGAGGCCGTCGCCCGGGAACTGCTGCGCCAACTGCCGTACGACCGGGTGAGCCCACCCCTGCTGAGGGCCGCCGAAGGGCTCCGGCTGCGTCTCGCGCGGGCCGAGGAGGCGACGGACACGGTCCTGCTGGAGGGGACCGGCCACACCGTCACGTTCGACCGGGAGCGCCTCGACGCCGTGCTGGCCCCGGAACGGGCGCGTTCCCGCGACGCCCTGGCCCAGATCCTGGAGGCGGCACGGCAGCGCACGGGCCAGTGGCCGTCGGGTCTGCTGCTGGCCGGCGGTGTGTCCGCGACGCCGGGTACGGCCGAGTGGTTCACGGACGGCCTCGACCTCCCCGTGCGGTCGGCCACGCCCGAGCTGGCGGTGGTCCGCGGCCTCGCCCTGATCCAGGACTTCGGGCTGCTGCGGATCGAGTCCGGGCCGTACACCCGGCCCGCGTCGCACGCTGCCGCGCCCGCGGGAGCGTGGGCCGGTGACGGCCGTGCGGCGGATCCGGAACCTCCGCTCCTGGACCCCGAACCCGCCGGGGCCGACGATCCGGAACCCCGGAGCACACCCGCGCCTCCCTCCGCGGGCCGGTTCGACGGCGCGACCGCCACAGGTCCGGGCGGCTCCGGGGCGGGCGGCTCCGGGGCGGGCTTACGGCCTGCGAGCCGCACCGCCGACGGCGCTCCCCCGCCGTACGCCGCCGGGCCGGCGGACGTGCCGCCCCGGGGCCCGGAATCCGGCGGGCCGGAGGACCGGACCGCTCCCGCCGGGGCGAACCCTCCGCCGGAGCCGGACAGGGCGTACGTGCCGCCCCCTCGTGAGGCCGAACGCCCTCCCGCCGCCCCGGAGAAGCGCCGCGCCACGCCCCCGGGCGGTGACCTCGTGGGTGTGCCGGTGACGGACCTTCAGGCGGTCCGGCGCGACGACCACCTGCTCCTGCTGTGGGAGTGGCCGCCCGGCAGCCTCATGGCACAGGTGCGCTGGCGGCTGGAGGATCCCGGCCCGTCCGACGGCCGCCTCAGGGAGGGCGACGTCCGCTGCTCCCGGCGGGTCTACGAGCACGACGGCGGCCTCGACCTGGTGGTGGGCCGTGGCGGGGTGACCCTCACGGTGGAGGCCATGGTCCCGGGCGGAGAGGCCGGCTGGGAGCCCCCGTCCTCCCTGGAGGTGGCCTCCGGGCTCCCGGTGGTCCGCTACGAGCCCGCGCTCCGGCGGCGGCTGCGCGGCAGGGTCGCCACCGTGTCGTTCACGAGCGAGACCAACTGCCGGCTGCCGGCCCTCCACGTGGTGCTGGGCCGTGGCAGGTACCGGCCCGCGCATCCGGCCGACGGCACCGTGGTCCACGAGATACCGCCCCAGCAGATCGAGGCGCACAGCCCCCTCGTCGTCGAGTTCCCGTTTCCCTGCGCCCGGACGGACCGCGGCGACGCGTGGCTGGTCTGTTTCCCGGCGGAACCGGCCGGCGGGGACATCGAGCTGCGCCCCGCGGCCCTGCACCGACTGAAGGTGACGTGA